In Stieleria varia, one genomic interval encodes:
- a CDS encoding cytochrome c — MLRSHHLTRVCVVVLVIATLGWLKVSADEKRAAPPQFSDKDLETVFFDKLTDAFRGERPSLSKVRKAAAATNVAADTAPAAGSNGGAAEGGNLWTKLITPVSLEDEVKRVKLHYDGVITTPSAFNSGGYQDARLDLTILATMFAVISEHEGDVRWKSSAAAARDILARTAFRCSSGSTQVYNEAKTRKADLQDLVSGSGLSGPASSEANDWSVVADRSPMMEYLDELKESLKGATNSESTVKDDPATARRNAELIAVVGEVLIQEGLDDADDKDYVAFSKVMTSAASDVTRAIELGDYDAVRKAVGAVTQSCDTCHDQYR, encoded by the coding sequence GTGCTCCGATCTCATCACCTGACCCGAGTTTGTGTTGTCGTTTTGGTGATTGCCACGCTGGGCTGGTTAAAAGTCTCGGCGGACGAAAAGCGTGCTGCTCCGCCGCAGTTTTCCGACAAGGACCTTGAAACCGTCTTCTTTGACAAACTCACGGACGCGTTTCGGGGAGAACGTCCTTCCTTGTCCAAAGTCCGCAAGGCCGCTGCGGCGACAAACGTCGCTGCTGACACTGCGCCGGCGGCCGGTTCCAACGGTGGGGCGGCGGAGGGAGGAAATCTATGGACAAAGCTGATCACGCCGGTCTCGCTGGAGGACGAAGTGAAGCGGGTGAAGCTGCACTACGACGGCGTGATCACCACGCCCAGCGCGTTCAACAGCGGTGGCTATCAAGATGCAAGATTGGACCTGACGATCCTGGCCACCATGTTCGCCGTCATCTCCGAGCACGAAGGAGACGTGCGTTGGAAAAGCAGTGCCGCGGCGGCTCGCGACATCTTGGCTCGAACCGCGTTTCGCTGCAGCTCAGGCTCGACCCAGGTCTACAATGAAGCGAAGACGCGGAAAGCGGACTTGCAGGATTTGGTCAGCGGATCGGGACTTTCCGGCCCGGCCAGTTCCGAAGCCAACGACTGGTCCGTCGTCGCCGATCGTTCGCCGATGATGGAGTACTTGGACGAGCTGAAGGAATCACTCAAAGGAGCGACCAATAGCGAGAGCACGGTCAAAGATGACCCAGCGACCGCACGTCGAAACGCAGAGCTGATCGCAGTGGTCGGTGAAGTCTTGATTCAGGAAGGGCTCGATGACGCGGACGATAAAGACTATGTAGCGTTCAGCAAAGTGATGACGTCGGCGGCCAGCGATGTGACTCGAGCGATTGAACTCGGCGACTACGATGCGGTTCGAAAAGCCGTCGGCGCAGTCACGCAAAGCTGTGACACATGCCACGACCAATACCGATAA
- a CDS encoding alpha-keto acid decarboxylase family protein, translating to MAPSDPLRRSMANVSIGQYLIQRLRDYGIEQMFGIPGDYVLSFYSELEKSPIEVIGCTREDCAGFAADAYARLRGMGALCVTYCVGGLSVCNSIAGAYAEKSPVVVISGSPGLKERGGGTLLHHMVRDFRTQYDVFEKFTIAGTELSDPVTAFSEIDRVLDACDRYKRPVYIELPRDMVHVVPPVTHGYRGHVREPDSGATAEAVAESVARIAQAEKPVIIAGIEIHRFGLQDELLALADKSQIAIATTMLGKSVVSERHPRFIGLYEGALGNQDLTRFVEESDLVLLLGAFLSDINLGIYTAQLDPTRCIYATSEEIRISHHHYHNVLLREYLQSLVASELKPTGRTIPTSLVCGAGEVGQDHEPADEPLTTSWMVKRLNRLIDADTIVIADVGDSLFAATELTIHDRGEFLAPAYYTSMGFSIPAALGAATACSDHRVVVLVGDGAFQMTGQELSTLVRYGHNPIVILLDNHGYGTERFLHAGQWRYNEIQPWNYTQLLSVYGRGESHLVTTEREFQAALEHAWRTTDTPHLIQAKLLEGDASQTLKNLAERMGKNVG from the coding sequence ATGGCACCGAGTGATCCGCTACGTCGCAGCATGGCCAACGTTTCGATCGGCCAGTATCTGATCCAACGCTTGCGTGACTATGGGATCGAACAAATGTTCGGCATCCCAGGCGACTACGTGTTGTCGTTCTACAGCGAACTGGAAAAGAGTCCGATCGAAGTCATCGGATGTACGCGAGAGGACTGCGCCGGCTTCGCCGCGGATGCCTACGCGCGGCTCAGGGGCATGGGAGCCTTGTGTGTCACCTACTGTGTCGGCGGATTGAGCGTTTGCAATTCGATTGCCGGCGCTTATGCGGAGAAATCACCAGTGGTCGTGATCAGCGGATCGCCGGGTCTGAAGGAACGTGGCGGCGGGACGTTGCTGCACCACATGGTCCGCGACTTTCGGACTCAATATGACGTCTTTGAAAAGTTCACCATCGCGGGTACGGAGCTGTCCGATCCCGTCACCGCGTTTTCCGAAATCGATCGTGTCCTGGACGCTTGCGATCGTTACAAACGACCTGTCTACATCGAATTACCCAGAGACATGGTGCATGTTGTTCCGCCGGTGACCCATGGCTACCGAGGCCACGTGCGTGAACCAGACTCCGGTGCGACAGCAGAAGCCGTTGCCGAATCGGTGGCCCGAATCGCCCAAGCCGAGAAGCCGGTCATCATTGCCGGGATCGAAATCCATCGCTTCGGACTGCAAGACGAGTTGCTCGCACTGGCGGACAAATCGCAAATCGCGATCGCGACAACCATGCTGGGCAAGAGTGTGGTGAGCGAACGTCACCCTCGGTTCATTGGATTGTACGAAGGAGCCCTGGGAAATCAGGATCTGACACGGTTCGTGGAGGAAAGCGATTTGGTGTTGCTGTTGGGCGCCTTTCTCAGTGACATCAATCTTGGGATCTACACCGCGCAACTGGACCCGACTCGCTGTATCTATGCGACCAGTGAAGAAATCCGGATTTCGCATCATCACTACCACAACGTTTTGCTGCGAGAGTACCTGCAGTCGCTCGTGGCGTCCGAGCTGAAGCCCACCGGGCGGACGATTCCCACTTCGTTGGTCTGTGGAGCAGGTGAAGTTGGCCAGGACCACGAACCTGCCGACGAACCGCTGACAACGAGCTGGATGGTAAAACGGCTCAATCGCCTGATTGATGCCGACACGATTGTCATCGCTGATGTCGGAGACTCGTTGTTTGCGGCCACCGAGTTGACGATTCATGATCGAGGCGAGTTCCTCGCACCGGCATACTACACCTCCATGGGTTTCAGCATTCCGGCCGCCTTGGGTGCGGCCACTGCATGCTCAGACCATCGAGTCGTTGTGCTTGTCGGCGACGGTGCCTTTCAAATGACCGGTCAAGAACTCAGCACGCTGGTGCGTTACGGTCACAATCCCATCGTGATCTTGTTGGACAATCACGGATACGGAACCGAACGCTTCTTGCACGCCGGTCAGTGGCGGTACAACGAGATTCAACCGTGGAACTATACCCAGCTATTGTCCGTGTACGGTCGCGGCGAGTCTCACTTGGTGACCACCGAGCGAGAGTTCCAGGCGGCCTTGGAGCATGCGTGGCGAACGACCGATACGCCGCATTTGATCCAAGCCAAACTGCTAGAGGGCGACGCCAGTCAGACCCTCAAGAACTTGGCCGAACGAATGGGCAAGAACGTCGGCTGA
- a CDS encoding PQQ-binding-like beta-propeller repeat protein, translating into MKRTLALLILFFLVACDVIAQTWPQAAGPSGDFVADGSAVSDFSVSLDKNVLWTTPLPSTGQGTPVVVDGKVFLTSHAAISADSETGSDILGMCFDAKTGVELWRREIPGTRETDLSSLFSDNTAASPVATEHAVCFINVGGTLVTFDLDGNELWRSVWTPFGRHHARGHEPMLHDGHVILMHVPRTDLPISATTKAGAQPLGTDYELWTRLQAYDLATGKRSWIADAGTSVHCTSILQTLPNGHHAILTGRGGGHQPPEKPYGLSLIDASNGHSIWDREIPGYAAHQNVCWDGRRIACMIGSEHCTLDAMTGKEILRASLLDNVSICRHIDGHYVTQHNQSLSATKQRARGITYQTNCLVGDYHYFLAHHDHLVGRVNVQSGKVEYLQVPVQVIRNPGKSDELLWDKALPNDMKNADGFLATQDKRNAGSGWGHVSAASPIVVGDLIYMPTMVGTVYVLRWNADDLNADALVSISDLGPAGETWSLSSLAYADGRLYARTLKQLICIGLE; encoded by the coding sequence ATGAAACGTACTCTGGCACTGCTTATCTTATTTTTCCTCGTTGCTTGCGATGTCATTGCCCAGACATGGCCGCAAGCGGCGGGTCCAAGCGGTGATTTCGTTGCCGACGGATCTGCGGTTTCTGATTTCAGCGTTTCACTCGACAAGAATGTGCTCTGGACGACGCCGCTGCCAAGCACCGGACAGGGGACTCCAGTCGTGGTCGACGGAAAGGTTTTTCTGACATCGCACGCTGCGATCTCAGCAGATAGCGAAACGGGCAGCGATATCCTCGGGATGTGTTTCGACGCGAAGACCGGCGTCGAGCTTTGGCGTCGCGAGATACCGGGCACCCGCGAAACCGACTTGTCCAGCTTGTTCAGCGACAACACTGCGGCATCGCCCGTTGCGACTGAACACGCGGTGTGCTTTATCAATGTGGGCGGCACCTTGGTCACCTTTGATCTTGATGGCAACGAACTGTGGCGATCGGTTTGGACTCCCTTTGGACGGCACCACGCCCGGGGACACGAACCGATGCTGCACGATGGCCACGTGATCTTGATGCATGTGCCTCGAACGGATTTGCCCATCTCGGCAACGACCAAAGCGGGTGCGCAACCTTTGGGGACCGACTACGAATTGTGGACACGTCTGCAAGCGTATGATCTTGCCACTGGGAAACGTTCTTGGATCGCCGACGCGGGGACTTCGGTTCACTGCACGTCGATCTTGCAAACGCTGCCGAATGGTCACCACGCGATTTTGACCGGTCGCGGAGGAGGCCACCAGCCGCCGGAGAAACCCTACGGACTTTCACTGATTGATGCATCCAACGGTCACAGCATCTGGGACCGCGAGATCCCGGGTTACGCGGCACATCAAAATGTGTGCTGGGACGGTCGTCGGATCGCGTGCATGATCGGCAGCGAACATTGCACGCTGGACGCGATGACGGGAAAGGAAATTCTGCGAGCATCATTGCTCGACAACGTAAGTATCTGTCGCCACATCGACGGACACTACGTCACGCAGCACAATCAGTCCTTGTCGGCCACCAAACAGCGTGCCAGAGGCATCACGTACCAAACCAACTGCTTGGTTGGCGACTATCACTATTTTTTGGCACACCATGATCATCTCGTCGGACGCGTGAATGTTCAGAGTGGAAAGGTCGAGTATTTGCAGGTGCCCGTCCAGGTGATTCGCAACCCGGGTAAGAGCGATGAACTGCTATGGGACAAGGCTCTGCCCAACGACATGAAGAACGCGGATGGTTTCCTCGCGACGCAGGACAAACGCAACGCGGGCAGCGGCTGGGGCCACGTTTCAGCGGCCAGCCCCATTGTCGTCGGTGACCTGATCTACATGCCCACGATGGTGGGAACGGTTTACGTTTTGAGATGGAACGCGGATGATTTGAACGCGGACGCATTGGTGTCCATCAGTGATCTCGGCCCGGCCGGCGAAACATGGTCCCTATCCAGTCTCGCCTACGCCGATGGTCGACTGTACGCGCGGACGCTGAAGCAGTTGATTTGCATTGGACTAGAGTGA
- a CDS encoding PEP-CTERM sorting domain-containing protein — MNRLVLISAVVVGCGCFPMISSAAIVSTSSLTVYGANTSATQQIVDFDSTASGTSLNALSGITFTETNGDVLMISDAGGDALANGPTFGINSVSNFVNRENPIGVIPPTVTFDETSEVVFDFDQAQNSVGLFVYFDRFNPINAGTIALSTTGGLATVSVGTALEQEDLPVNDTAYFLGLYDDGGNNSISQVRLTTQLGSGTMRYVFDHVMLGQVSAVPEPSAFILLTLIGGIMAVRRRRV; from the coding sequence ATGAATCGACTTGTCTTGATTTCAGCCGTCGTGGTGGGTTGTGGGTGCTTTCCTATGATTTCCTCTGCGGCCATTGTTTCGACGTCATCGCTGACAGTTTACGGCGCGAACACTTCGGCAACTCAGCAGATTGTCGACTTTGACTCGACGGCGTCCGGAACCTCATTGAATGCGTTGAGCGGGATCACCTTTACGGAGACCAATGGTGATGTGTTGATGATCTCCGACGCCGGGGGAGACGCTTTGGCAAACGGCCCGACCTTTGGCATCAATTCTGTTTCCAATTTCGTCAACCGAGAGAATCCAATTGGAGTGATTCCGCCGACGGTCACATTTGATGAAACCAGCGAAGTTGTCTTTGACTTCGATCAGGCACAGAACTCGGTTGGTTTGTTTGTCTATTTTGATCGATTCAATCCGATCAATGCTGGCACCATCGCATTGTCGACCACCGGTGGATTGGCGACGGTCAGTGTCGGGACAGCCCTGGAGCAGGAGGATTTGCCAGTCAATGACACGGCGTACTTCCTCGGCCTGTACGACGACGGCGGAAACAATTCAATTTCACAGGTTCGTTTGACCACGCAACTCGGCAGCGGCACGATGCGTTACGTTTTCGACCATGTGATGCTGGGGCAAGTCAGCGCGGTTCCTGAGCCGTCCGCATTCATCTTGTTGACACTGATCGGCGGAATCATGGCTGTCCGACGCCGACGTGTGTGA
- a CDS encoding DUF1549 domain-containing protein encodes MSFLLSLFLICVAGGLNVCAAEIDFSHEIVPILNANCVTCHGGRESEGDFSLNTRESLVDSGMVDIGDAAASHLVDLIASDDTDIQMPPSDRPRMSDREIQLIRRWIDEGMKWEPGFSFEIRSYEPPVRPRLVTLPPPTPGREHPIDRLLDRYLAERDLNVPATIDDAAFLRRVHLDLIGLLPTPEQYSDFLASGAEGRREKLIDDLLSRRIEYADHWLTFFNDLLRNDYSGTGFITGGRKQVTEWLYSALLANKPFDEMTRELVAPPTAASQGFIDGIKWRGEVSAGQTNEIQFSQSISQSFLGINMKCASCHDSFIDRWTLKEAYGLAAVYADAPLELHRCDKPTGETQAAAWLYPELGQIDPSAPRAERLRQLAGLMTDPQNARYARTIVNRLWNQMMGRGLVHPLDAMQTEPWNEELLDFLANDFVANGYDLKSTLRLIATSEAYQSRTEIVDGDDGGQYVYRGPRQRRLTAEQFVDAVWQLCSAAPTKFDAPVLRSTVTDAEIAQTQITGKWIWGKLQNGSSPGGEELLIRKTIELPADVSQGGAVITCDNEYVLYVGNRQIIAGTDWTQPQAVSMTGVLKKGSNQIVIKAKNAGAVGGMNPAGLFFQASLKLTDGSEVSIASDETWQYNPEVPESREGRMSAPKQGWQPVTIVPGLDVWNKVLDEQARRLLAPIMTTGSSGKMIRASLMKNTPLMQSLGRPLREQIVSMRPDGLTTLEAIDLANAETLTQWLAQGAEHWSARDWQTSDALVEEMFVAALSRQPTPGERNLLVAALGERPDPQSVQDVMWTILMLPEFMLVR; translated from the coding sequence ATGAGTTTTCTCCTGTCTTTGTTCCTAATCTGCGTTGCAGGTGGGCTGAATGTCTGCGCGGCGGAGATCGATTTTTCGCACGAGATTGTTCCAATTCTCAATGCCAACTGTGTTACATGCCACGGTGGGCGAGAGAGCGAAGGCGATTTTTCGCTCAACACGCGAGAATCACTAGTTGATTCGGGCATGGTGGACATAGGCGACGCAGCGGCTTCTCATTTGGTCGATTTGATCGCGTCGGATGACACAGATATTCAGATGCCGCCGTCGGACCGACCTCGGATGTCGGATCGCGAGATCCAACTGATTCGCCGTTGGATCGACGAAGGAATGAAATGGGAGCCAGGGTTCTCGTTTGAAATTCGCAGCTACGAACCACCGGTGCGTCCGCGGCTGGTGACGCTGCCGCCGCCGACACCGGGGCGTGAACACCCGATCGATCGATTGTTAGATCGTTACCTTGCCGAGCGTGATCTGAACGTCCCCGCGACGATCGACGATGCAGCATTTCTCAGACGCGTCCATTTGGATTTGATCGGGCTATTGCCGACGCCGGAGCAATACAGCGATTTCCTCGCCAGCGGTGCAGAGGGTCGTCGTGAGAAACTGATCGATGATCTGCTATCCAGGCGGATCGAGTATGCCGATCACTGGCTCACTTTTTTCAACGATTTGCTGCGAAACGACTACAGCGGAACAGGTTTCATCACCGGTGGTCGAAAACAGGTCACGGAGTGGCTCTACTCGGCGTTGTTGGCCAACAAGCCCTTTGATGAAATGACACGCGAATTGGTTGCCCCGCCGACGGCGGCCAGCCAAGGTTTCATCGATGGGATCAAGTGGCGTGGAGAGGTCAGCGCCGGACAAACGAACGAGATTCAGTTTTCGCAAAGCATCTCGCAATCGTTCTTGGGGATCAACATGAAGTGTGCTTCGTGCCACGATAGTTTCATTGATCGCTGGACGCTGAAGGAAGCGTACGGATTGGCGGCGGTTTATGCGGACGCGCCATTGGAGTTGCATCGTTGCGATAAACCGACCGGAGAAACCCAAGCCGCCGCGTGGCTGTATCCGGAACTCGGACAGATAGATCCCAGTGCACCAAGAGCAGAGCGATTGCGTCAACTGGCCGGCTTGATGACCGATCCGCAAAACGCCCGCTATGCTCGAACGATCGTCAATCGCTTGTGGAACCAGATGATGGGCCGTGGTTTGGTTCATCCATTGGATGCGATGCAGACCGAGCCTTGGAATGAAGAGTTATTGGATTTCTTGGCCAACGATTTTGTCGCCAACGGATACGATTTGAAGTCCACCCTGCGACTGATCGCGACATCGGAGGCCTATCAATCTCGCACCGAAATCGTCGATGGCGACGACGGCGGTCAGTACGTTTACCGGGGACCTCGCCAACGTCGATTGACGGCCGAGCAGTTCGTTGACGCGGTTTGGCAATTGTGCTCCGCCGCACCGACCAAGTTTGATGCTCCGGTGTTGAGAAGCACTGTCACGGATGCCGAGATCGCACAAACGCAGATCACCGGTAAATGGATATGGGGGAAACTGCAAAACGGATCGTCACCGGGCGGCGAAGAATTGCTGATTCGCAAGACGATCGAACTGCCCGCGGACGTTTCTCAGGGTGGCGCCGTGATCACTTGTGACAACGAATATGTCCTCTACGTTGGCAATCGACAGATCATCGCGGGGACCGATTGGACTCAGCCGCAGGCTGTCTCAATGACCGGGGTGCTCAAGAAAGGTAGCAATCAGATTGTCATCAAAGCAAAGAATGCGGGGGCGGTGGGTGGAATGAACCCCGCCGGCTTGTTCTTTCAAGCTTCCTTGAAGCTGACCGACGGCAGCGAGGTCAGCATCGCGAGTGATGAGACATGGCAGTACAACCCCGAGGTGCCCGAGTCCCGCGAGGGCAGAATGTCGGCACCGAAACAGGGTTGGCAACCCGTTACAATCGTTCCAGGTCTGGATGTGTGGAACAAGGTGCTCGATGAGCAAGCCCGTCGGTTGTTGGCACCGATCATGACGACCGGTTCATCTGGCAAAATGATCCGGGCATCGTTGATGAAGAACACACCGTTGATGCAGTCCCTGGGGCGCCCGTTGCGTGAGCAGATCGTGTCGATGCGACCGGACGGCTTGACGACGTTGGAAGCCATCGATCTGGCGAACGCGGAGACGTTGACTCAGTGGTTGGCGCAGGGTGCCGAGCATTGGTCGGCTCGCGATTGGCAGACAAGTGACGCGTTGGTCGAGGAAATGTTTGTCGCAGCGTTGTCGCGTCAGCCGACACCAGGCGAACGGAACTTGTTGGTGGCTGCACTCGGCGAGCGTCCCGATCCGCAGTCCGTTCAAGACGTCATGTGGACGATTTTGATGCTGCCGGAATTCATGCTGGTGAGATAG
- a CDS encoding DUF1501 domain-containing protein, protein MSDLMKNEDQPKAIVRRDFLRGLSAASLAALACGAPRALSATEVVEQPEPSADACILIWLAGGMAAPDTFDPKRYLPFEKGLKVADMLSTFPSIDTAVDQIKICEGLEQIASVMDRGTLIRSHVQPDLGSILHSRHQYHWHTGYVPPQTVAAPHIGSWMAKVLGAQNDVMPAFVNIGQRLEGVGESEELKAFTTAGFFGSEFAPMNLPYPDQAAISVRPPKGMDAQRFANRDRLFRRLVDQSPQREYLSDFQQESMLRSMDNAYRLLSSEKRNAFDITLEEKSSYDKYNTSRFGQGCLLARRLVEAGSRFVEVTTEYVPFLHFDTHNDGHTTMTRMHSEIDGPISQLILDLESRGLLDRTLVVIASEFSRDALIEGVPGSTAKDQARDKVDVISEMKHFGLHRHFTGGSSVLMFGGGIKRGHLHGATANERPLVAIEDPVSIEDMHATIMTAMGISPRTGFDIEGRPFYVTKDGKGVSQDALFA, encoded by the coding sequence ATGAGTGATCTAATGAAGAACGAAGACCAGCCCAAAGCGATCGTGCGGCGTGATTTTTTGCGAGGATTGTCCGCTGCGTCTCTGGCGGCGTTGGCATGTGGTGCGCCGCGTGCTTTGTCGGCCACGGAAGTAGTGGAGCAGCCCGAACCGAGCGCCGATGCGTGCATTTTGATCTGGTTGGCCGGCGGTATGGCGGCACCCGATACCTTTGATCCCAAACGCTATTTGCCGTTTGAAAAAGGATTGAAAGTGGCGGACATGCTCAGCACGTTTCCGTCGATCGATACGGCGGTGGACCAAATCAAAATCTGCGAAGGACTGGAACAGATTGCGTCTGTCATGGATCGCGGAACACTGATCCGCTCGCACGTGCAACCGGATTTGGGCAGCATCCTGCACTCGCGTCACCAGTACCACTGGCACACCGGGTACGTTCCCCCGCAAACGGTCGCTGCACCGCATATCGGGTCGTGGATGGCCAAGGTGCTCGGTGCGCAGAACGACGTCATGCCGGCGTTCGTCAACATCGGTCAACGTCTGGAGGGCGTCGGTGAAAGCGAGGAGCTCAAGGCGTTCACCACCGCGGGTTTCTTCGGCAGCGAGTTCGCACCGATGAATCTGCCGTATCCCGATCAAGCCGCGATTTCGGTGCGTCCGCCCAAGGGAATGGACGCGCAGAGATTTGCAAATCGCGATCGATTGTTCCGCAGGCTGGTCGACCAGAGTCCGCAGCGAGAGTATCTCAGCGATTTCCAGCAGGAGTCCATGTTGCGATCGATGGACAATGCGTATCGGTTGCTGAGTAGCGAAAAGCGAAACGCGTTCGACATCACGCTGGAGGAGAAGTCGAGTTACGACAAGTACAACACCAGCCGATTCGGACAAGGATGCTTGTTGGCGAGGCGATTGGTGGAAGCCGGATCACGGTTTGTCGAGGTCACGACGGAGTACGTGCCGTTCTTGCATTTCGACACGCACAACGATGGGCACACGACGATGACGAGAATGCACTCCGAGATCGACGGGCCGATCAGCCAACTGATTTTGGATTTGGAGTCGCGAGGGTTGCTCGATCGCACCTTGGTCGTGATCGCGTCGGAGTTCAGTCGTGACGCATTGATCGAGGGCGTTCCGGGGTCGACAGCGAAAGACCAGGCGCGTGACAAAGTCGATGTGATCAGTGAGATGAAACACTTTGGACTGCACCGGCATTTCACCGGTGGCTCCAGCGTTCTGATGTTTGGCGGTGGCATTAAACGCGGTCACTTGCACGGCGCAACGGCGAACGAACGCCCGCTGGTGGCAATCGAAGACCCGGTGTCGATCGAAGACATGCATGCGACGATCATGACCGCGATGGGAATCAGTCCCCGCACGGGTTTTGACATCGAAGGACGCCCGTTCTACGTGACCAAAGACGGCAAGGGCGTTTCGCAGGACGCGTTGTTCGCGTGA
- a CDS encoding amidohydrolase — protein sequence MSADDSDALISDVRAIDTQIAHVWMVRTFLKHADEAEEDEELRGVVRDLYDFILAVGPMDESVDVKAYLKMAKKKLSKLRRATELYEEIQPEVSGHTNFVMAARSLRTAVNAISQVIQK from the coding sequence ATGTCCGCAGACGACTCCGATGCGTTGATCAGCGATGTTCGGGCGATCGATACCCAGATCGCCCACGTCTGGATGGTGCGCACGTTTCTCAAACATGCCGACGAAGCCGAAGAGGATGAAGAGCTGCGGGGCGTGGTCCGCGATCTGTACGACTTCATCTTGGCCGTCGGTCCCATGGACGAGTCCGTGGACGTCAAAGCCTATTTGAAAATGGCCAAGAAAAAACTTTCCAAGCTGCGTCGAGCCACCGAGTTGTACGAAGAAATCCAACCGGAAGTCAGCGGGCATACCAATTTCGTCATGGCCGCCCGTTCGCTACGCACCGCCGTCAACGCAATCAGCCAAGTGATTCAAAAGTAG